The nucleotide window CCTGTGTTGCTCGCCATGAAACGAGCCAGAGAAGTTGGATCAGTATAGTCTGAGATCAGGCTCCAGTCAGGCTTATTTAGGAAGTAGAGACCCTTCGCATTTGGGAAAACTTCTTTTTGGAGAAAGTTTGATCCAGTCTTATGGAGACCGAGGTGAAGGTAAAGTGTTGATTTTTCGCTACTCATTTTTACTCAGTCTTAGTGATCCAAGAAACATAGTCATCGAGTGCTTTAGGAAAAGAAGTAGTTTACCAAACTCGCCTTCTTTCACCATTAGGCTAATTGACTTAAACCAATAAGAAGAGGCATTTTTATATTCTTTTTTTCTTAAACTATATGAGTACATCCCTGTGAGTAGCATTTTTTTGTGGTGATTATAAATTTCGTGCTTTTTTATTTTTCGAAAATATTTTTTTAATTCTTTTGTCGTTACAAGAAGTCTTTTTTTCATTTGTATCCATGGGAGAGAATTCCAAGACGCCTCTCGATGTTCTCTATATGCTGAAACTTCGACTTCCTGTTGAAATTTCCCCCTTCCGAACTGCCCAATGAACCCAACTAAAAATATATCTTCATTCACACATTTTACTATTGAATCAGGCATCTTTTTAACGATATTTCTAAATAGTAGAGACGCCGTTATTAAAAAAGGGGCCTTCATCAATTCCATTGATGACTGGTCGTGCTTTCTTTTATTCGGGAGTTGGGATTTATTTTTCACTTTCCCACTAGCATCGACCACACAGCCATCATGGTACGATAAAACATAGTCTTTATTTTCTTCAAGTAGGCTGACTTGCTTATGCAGCTTCAACGGATCCGTCCAGTAATCATCCCCCGATAGAATGGCAATGTACTCACCCCGCGCACTGAACGTGTTATACCAGTACTGGAAGAGGTGTGTGGGTCCACCGTGTAAGTGAATGTTGTTCTCCCGGTGATGCAACTGCAACCGGATCAGATCCGGGTATTGCTTGGCGTATTCAATGCAGATCTCTCGCGTGCCGTCTGAGGAGTCATCATCTCCCAATACGATCTCCATTGGAAAGTCGACCTCCTGCATGAGGACACTCTCGATGGCTTCCTCGACATATTCCGCGTGGTTATACGTCAGAAGGTGAACAGATACCACGGGTTCAGGTACGGCCTCCCGTACCCGGTTCGGATACTCTTCGACAGGGACTTTCTCGTAGCGCTCCTTGAATGCTCCAAAATCCAGCATTTCTACTTCTTCAGGCATACGTACAACTGGAATTGCTAGGGAGTTGGATAATTGTTGACAGCATCGATCACTTTCCCTGCTTCACCATCCGTAAGGTGCGGTCCCATCGGCAAGCTTAGCACCTCCGCATGAATTTGCTCGGTCAGAGGAAGGTTCTTCTCACCCCAGTTTTGGTATGCTTCCTGGTGGTGCGGCGGGATCGGGTAGTGAATCAGCGTTTGTACTCCATGGGCATCCAGGTGGTCACGGAGTGCGTCGCGGTTGGCGTGTTGCACGACGAACAGATGCCACACGTGCGAATCGACCTCCGTCGCCGGAGTGTGCGATGGGTCGATGGGGATGAGGTTATCGCCGGTAGACGCGTTGAAGTCGTAAAGCGTAGGGAGCGTTATCGCCGGGTGGTCGATACCTTCAAGGTATGCTTGTGCAATCTGGCGTCGCCGCTGATTCTGTGCGTCGAGGTGGCGAAGACGAACGCGTAGCATAGCCGCCTGCAGTTCGTCCAGACGTGTGTTATAACCCTGATAGCGGTTGTGGTATTTTTTCTGCGACCCGTAGTTGGCAAGGGTTCGACACGTCTCGGCCAGGTGGGCGTTATCGGTCGTGATGGCACCTGCGTCACCCAGGGCGCCGAGGTTCTTTCCGGGGTAGAAGCTAAAACCTGCGGCATCACCTATGCTTCCGGCCCGCTCATCGCGAAAATACGCACCGTGAGACTGTGCCACGTCTTCAATTAGTTTGAGGTCGTAGGTCTCACAAAGTTCGCCAATCTGATCGGCGTAGGCGTTCTGGC belongs to Longibacter salinarum and includes:
- a CDS encoding glycosyltransferase family 2 protein, encoding MPEEVEMLDFGAFKERYEKVPVEEYPNRVREAVPEPVVSVHLLTYNHAEYVEEAIESVLMQEVDFPMEIVLGDDDSSDGTREICIEYAKQYPDLIRLQLHHRENNIHLHGGPTHLFQYWYNTFSARGEYIAILSGDDYWTDPLKLHKQVSLLEENKDYVLSYHDGCVVDASGKVKNKSQLPNKRKHDQSSMELMKAPFLITASLLFRNIVKKMPDSIVKCVNEDIFLVGFIGQFGRGKFQQEVEVSAYREHREASWNSLPWIQMKKRLLVTTKELKKYFRKIKKHEIYNHHKKMLLTGMYSYSLRKKEYKNASSYWFKSISLMVKEGEFGKLLLFLKHSMTMFLGSLRLSKNE
- a CDS encoding DegT/DnrJ/EryC1/StrS family aminotransferase, translating into MIKFLDLQAINESYAEELHEASQRVIDSGWYLLGEEVDAFEKEYSNYIGVRHTIGVGNGLDALRVILRAYKELGVIENGDEVIVPANTYIASILSITDNDLTPVLVEPDPLSYNLDPKRVEAKITDRTRAVMLVHLYGQNAYADQIGELCETYDLKLIEDVAQSHGAYFRDERAGSIGDAAGFSFYPGKNLGALGDAGAITTDNAHLAETCRTLANYGSQKKYHNRYQGYNTRLDELQAAMLRVRLRHLDAQNQRRRQIAQAYLEGIDHPAITLPTLYDFNASTGDNLIPIDPSHTPATEVDSHVWHLFVVQHANRDALRDHLDAHGVQTLIHYPIPPHHQEAYQNWGEKNLPLTEQIHAEVLSLPMGPHLTDGEAGKVIDAVNNYPTP